A genomic stretch from Ureibacillus composti includes:
- a CDS encoding dynamin family protein, with translation MSTTFEDKLQQLLQQSAVQYIIYKNNEDTERMEKLNLFARKLLQKEYVIGFAGHFSAGKSSMINALSGEDILAASPIPTSANIVKVHKSEEDFAIVYMHHDKPVKFEAGYDFKTVKELSKNGDLVSQIEIGHSGSALPLGVTVMDTPGVDSTDDAHAMSTESALHIADVVFYTMDYNHVQSELNFQFTKQLMKYNPNVYLIVNQIDKHKEQELSFEEFKQSVQQSFAAWGVEPKGIFFTSLRQFDHPHNDFSHVKKIVMDSMNNWQEQLVLTAESTLEKLQSEHIAFLEEEKLQRKTDFEDLISEEDWENREDILDQYEKLKLQTELFSIDTWNETFKEKRNELLSNAAIIPADFREKLRAYLESKQPGFKVGGLFTAKKRTEEEKNRRIQDVYDQYQVVVKSQIIGHIKQLMKQSLRDVGALSDELANSIDQIQYDVPFSLIENQVQKDALVTGDAVLNFANRVAEATKRYFVQETEVWREEQKSVLNAVAENISAPVQLKLKAIENKVKAIHQILEMDERKEFSEKQLIKASKETRDGAKQQSQVWEKRFEEALNDIRPFDPAMLAPKEEKIQEVQNIQNEVSELAGKGEEVVQAATRTANLVKNVDGFQEVATYLMKKVERLKQKDFTIALFGAFSAGKSSFSNALMGSKVLPVSPNPTTAAINKIRPVTPEHPHETADVQLKTAEQLLEDIKNSYEAIGLSISSLDEALNRAEEGLQVQLKDERLNVHKSFIRAYSQGYPIYKSQLGQTIRVDRDEFELFVAQENRSCFVDNIDFYFDSPLTQMGVTLVDTPGADSINARHTGVAFDYIRNADAILFITYYNHAFAKADREFLIQLGRVKDAFELDKMFFVVNAIDLASTKEEEEDVKDYVRNELQRFGIRFPKLYGVSSLNALQEKVEQKDLQSGMAPFEQAFHQFLNEDLANIAIQALHEEVEKTHQRLHGLIKQTEQNLLRKDERLAELKELEQYIRKTYSTTSTNMVESDVKQELDELLYYVMQRVYYRYPDFFRESYNPSTFVAMPAQTALDVALKETLSALRFDFAQELRVTNFRLAQFVQKKMQDRYKDDVRSLKELNTSFSFLAFESDEPDLLDFKGPFENIAKYSSVKSYFKNAKAFFEKNEKEQLKVALEELTKPDAQSYVENEKSNIYTWAIKFIEDEAEKLREFIQHQAIQQIETERLLLQEESRLATWKEIFHELQKTGV, from the coding sequence ATGAGTACTACTTTTGAAGACAAATTACAACAGCTACTTCAGCAATCGGCTGTTCAATACATAATTTATAAAAATAATGAAGATACAGAGCGTATGGAGAAGTTAAATCTTTTTGCACGAAAACTATTGCAAAAGGAATATGTCATCGGTTTTGCTGGGCATTTCTCTGCTGGGAAATCAAGTATGATTAATGCACTATCAGGGGAAGACATTTTAGCTGCAAGTCCAATACCAACAAGTGCAAACATAGTAAAAGTTCATAAATCAGAAGAAGATTTTGCAATTGTTTACATGCATCACGACAAACCAGTAAAGTTTGAGGCTGGGTACGATTTTAAAACAGTTAAAGAACTAAGTAAAAATGGCGATCTAGTATCTCAAATTGAAATTGGTCACTCTGGCTCAGCACTACCTCTTGGTGTGACAGTAATGGATACACCAGGTGTCGATTCAACGGATGATGCGCATGCAATGTCTACAGAGTCAGCGCTGCATATTGCAGATGTTGTATTTTATACAATGGATTATAATCACGTCCAATCAGAATTGAATTTCCAATTCACAAAACAATTAATGAAATATAATCCGAACGTCTACTTAATTGTAAACCAAATTGATAAGCATAAAGAGCAAGAACTCTCTTTTGAAGAGTTTAAACAATCTGTACAGCAATCATTTGCAGCATGGGGAGTAGAACCAAAAGGCATATTCTTTACATCATTACGTCAATTTGACCACCCTCATAATGATTTCAGTCATGTAAAGAAAATCGTGATGGATTCTATGAACAATTGGCAAGAACAGCTTGTTTTAACTGCTGAAAGTACACTGGAAAAGTTACAAAGTGAACATATTGCCTTTTTAGAGGAAGAAAAATTACAACGCAAAACAGATTTTGAGGACTTAATCTCTGAAGAAGATTGGGAAAATAGAGAAGACATATTAGATCAATATGAAAAACTGAAATTACAAACAGAATTGTTTTCAATTGATACATGGAATGAAACCTTTAAAGAAAAGCGGAACGAGCTACTTTCAAACGCAGCCATAATCCCTGCTGATTTCCGTGAAAAATTACGTGCTTATTTAGAAAGTAAACAGCCTGGCTTTAAAGTAGGGGGACTTTTCACTGCTAAAAAGAGAACTGAGGAAGAAAAAAATCGTCGTATCCAAGATGTATACGATCAATATCAAGTAGTTGTAAAATCTCAAATTATTGGTCACATCAAGCAATTGATGAAGCAATCGTTAAGGGACGTTGGTGCTCTATCAGATGAGCTTGCTAATTCAATTGACCAAATACAATATGATGTACCATTCTCACTAATTGAGAACCAAGTGCAAAAAGATGCGCTTGTAACAGGGGATGCAGTGTTAAACTTTGCAAATCGTGTGGCAGAAGCAACGAAACGCTATTTTGTTCAAGAGACAGAAGTTTGGAGAGAAGAGCAAAAATCAGTATTAAATGCAGTTGCGGAAAACATATCTGCACCTGTGCAATTAAAATTAAAAGCGATTGAAAATAAAGTGAAAGCAATTCATCAAATTTTAGAAATGGATGAACGAAAAGAATTTTCTGAAAAACAATTAATAAAAGCTTCGAAGGAAACAAGAGATGGTGCAAAACAGCAATCTCAAGTTTGGGAAAAAAGATTTGAGGAAGCGCTAAATGATATTCGTCCATTCGATCCAGCCATGTTAGCACCAAAAGAAGAAAAAATACAAGAAGTGCAAAATATACAAAATGAAGTGTCAGAGTTAGCAGGTAAAGGCGAAGAAGTGGTACAAGCTGCTACTCGTACGGCCAACTTAGTTAAAAATGTTGATGGATTCCAAGAAGTAGCAACATATTTAATGAAAAAAGTTGAACGTTTAAAGCAAAAAGATTTCACTATTGCTTTATTTGGTGCTTTCAGTGCAGGGAAATCTAGTTTCTCCAATGCGTTAATGGGGTCAAAAGTATTACCTGTTTCACCGAACCCAACAACTGCTGCTATTAACAAAATTCGACCTGTAACACCAGAGCACCCGCATGAAACTGCTGATGTTCAATTAAAAACAGCGGAACAATTACTAGAAGATATTAAAAATTCATATGAAGCAATTGGTTTATCGATTTCTTCATTAGACGAAGCACTTAACCGTGCAGAAGAAGGATTACAAGTACAATTAAAAGATGAGCGACTAAATGTCCATAAATCATTTATTCGAGCTTATTCTCAAGGCTATCCAATTTACAAGTCACAACTTGGACAAACCATCCGTGTGGACCGTGATGAATTTGAACTCTTTGTTGCGCAAGAAAATCGTTCATGTTTTGTAGATAATATTGATTTCTATTTTGATTCTCCTTTAACTCAAATGGGTGTTACGCTTGTTGATACACCAGGAGCAGACTCAATTAATGCTAGACATACTGGTGTTGCCTTTGACTATATTCGAAATGCGGATGCAATTCTGTTTATTACGTACTATAATCACGCTTTTGCAAAAGCAGACCGCGAATTTTTAATTCAATTAGGACGTGTTAAAGATGCATTTGAGCTAGATAAAATGTTCTTTGTCGTTAATGCAATTGACTTAGCATCTACTAAAGAAGAAGAAGAAGATGTTAAAGACTATGTACGCAATGAGCTTCAACGTTTCGGTATCCGATTCCCGAAATTATATGGGGTATCTAGTTTAAATGCTCTACAAGAAAAGGTAGAACAGAAGGATTTACAATCTGGAATGGCCCCATTCGAACAGGCATTCCACCAATTCTTAAACGAGGATTTAGCAAATATAGCTATTCAAGCATTGCATGAAGAAGTTGAAAAGACTCATCAACGACTACATGGCTTAATTAAACAAACTGAGCAAAACCTATTGCGTAAAGATGAACGATTAGCAGAGTTGAAAGAATTAGAACAATATATCCGTAAAACGTATAGTACGACGTCTACGAATATGGTAGAAAGCGATGTAAAACAAGAATTAGATGAATTACTGTACTACGTTATGCAACGAGTTTACTATCGATATCCTGATTTCTTTAGAGAAAGTTATAATCCGTCTACATTTGTTGCGATGCCAGCTCAAACTGCACTAGATGTTGCATTAAAGGAAACATTAAGTGCTTTACGATTTGACTTTGCTCAAGAGCTTCGAGTCACTAATTTCCGACTAGCTCAATTTGTCCAAAAGAAAATGCAAGATCGCTATAAAGATGATGTTCGTTCATTAAAAGAATTAAATACAAGCTTCTCATTTTTAGCATTTGAGTCAGATGAACCAGATTTATTAGATTTTAAAGGACCTTTCGAAAACATTGCTAAATATAGTTCTGTTAAATCGTATTTCAAAAATGCAAAAGCGTTCTTTGAAAAGAATGAAAAAGAGCAGTTGAAAGTAGCATTAGAGGAATTAACAAAACCTGATGCACAAAGCTATGTTGAAAATGAAAAATCTAATATTTACACATGGGCAATTAAATTCATTGAAGACGAAGCGGAAAAGTTAAGAGAGTTTATTCAACATCAAGCGATACAACAAATCGAAACAGAACGTCTTCTATTACAAGAAGAAAGTCGACTTGCTACTTGGAAGGAAATCTTCCATGAATTACAAAAAACGGGGGTATAA